A region from the Muribaculum gordoncarteri genome encodes:
- a CDS encoding IS1634 family transposase, with product MKLKITKTKKTSILYVQKAYRDKNGKSTSRIHERLGTLEEVRQRCGDRDPVEWARGYIARLTAQEKEGRQVIISRLSPTKLIEKGEAQSCESGYLFLKRLYHKVGMDRICEAISRKHKFDFDFNKVLELMVYERLLRPASKLGNYRRSGSYIEPFDIEKQHIYRSLDILDRHGEYIQKRLFLNSSKVVERDTTVMYYDCTNYFFERESADPDYVTDKKGNVHERIRKYGVSKEHRPNPIVQMGMFIDNSGMPVAMCINPGNANEQTTLIPTEKIIVEKMGVSKIVVCTDGGLSSEGNRSYNSTAERSFITVQSIKKLEDNLRDWCLEPTGWKLVKSDTVQKDKRYRDADEDELEFDLTDADTARYYGDRTFYRERWIVNEKTKFSQRLIVTFSYKYRDYLRFLRQREIDKADSNARGNRTLTKSYKSPDRFLSETYATEDGEVAVFRTVSLNLDAISEEEKYDGFYAICTDLSDNVTKIIELNHNRWESEDAFRVIKTDFKGRPVFVWTAEHIRAHFIVCFITLLLFRIMEKELNYKYTSSAIIEKLRSMTMNIVKGEGYKPNFTRDDLTDDLHAKAGFRLDTEIVTRQKIKQIIANIKKG from the coding sequence ATGAAGCTGAAAATAACCAAGACAAAAAAGACTTCCATCCTTTATGTACAGAAGGCATACAGGGACAAGAACGGCAAAAGTACCTCAAGAATCCATGAGCGCCTTGGAACGCTTGAGGAAGTTCGTCAGAGATGCGGAGACAGAGATCCTGTTGAATGGGCCAGGGGATATATCGCCAGGCTTACGGCACAGGAGAAGGAGGGCCGGCAGGTGATAATATCACGTCTGTCGCCCACAAAGCTTATTGAAAAAGGCGAGGCTCAGAGTTGCGAGAGCGGATATCTGTTTCTTAAACGGCTGTACCATAAGGTCGGGATGGACAGGATATGCGAGGCAATCTCACGTAAACATAAGTTCGACTTCGATTTCAACAAAGTTCTGGAGCTGATGGTCTACGAACGGCTTTTGAGACCGGCTTCAAAACTAGGTAATTATCGCAGGAGCGGAAGCTATATCGAGCCTTTTGATATAGAAAAACAGCATATCTACAGGAGTCTGGATATCCTGGACAGACACGGTGAATACATCCAGAAGAGACTTTTCCTTAATTCGTCAAAGGTTGTCGAACGGGATACGACCGTCATGTACTATGACTGCACCAACTATTTTTTCGAGAGAGAATCTGCCGATCCGGACTATGTGACAGACAAAAAAGGGAACGTTCATGAACGTATACGCAAGTACGGAGTCTCCAAGGAACATCGACCGAACCCCATCGTACAGATGGGTATGTTCATCGACAACTCCGGCATGCCGGTTGCGATGTGCATCAATCCCGGCAATGCCAACGAACAGACTACCTTGATTCCAACTGAAAAGATTATAGTTGAGAAGATGGGGGTCAGCAAGATTGTAGTCTGTACAGACGGAGGTCTCTCTTCTGAAGGCAACCGGTCATATAACTCCACAGCAGAAAGATCATTCATAACGGTGCAGTCAATAAAGAAACTGGAGGATAATCTCAGGGACTGGTGTCTGGAACCGACAGGATGGAAACTTGTAAAGTCCGACACGGTACAAAAAGACAAGCGGTACCGGGATGCAGACGAGGATGAACTGGAGTTTGACCTGACTGATGCCGATACTGCCCGTTATTACGGAGACCGCACTTTTTATCGCGAGCGTTGGATTGTCAATGAAAAGACAAAGTTCTCTCAAAGATTGATTGTGACATTTTCATACAAATACCGCGACTACCTCCGATTCCTGCGTCAACGCGAGATTGACAAGGCTGACAGCAATGCACGTGGAAACAGGACATTGACCAAATCTTATAAGAGCCCTGACAGGTTCCTTTCCGAGACCTACGCCACAGAAGACGGCGAGGTTGCGGTATTCAGAACCGTCTCCCTGAATCTTGACGCCATATCAGAAGAAGAAAAATATGACGGCTTCTATGCGATATGTACGGATCTGTCTGACAATGTGACGAAAATCATCGAACTGAACCATAACCGCTGGGAGTCGGAGGATGCCTTCAGGGTCATCAAGACTGACTTCAAGGGTCGACCCGTCTTCGTCTGGACGGCGGAACACATAAGGGCCCACTTCATTGTCTGCTTTATCACACTACTGCTCTTCAGAATAATGGAAAAGGAACTGAACTATAAATACACATCCTCCGCTATAATTGAGAAACTACGGTCAATGACTATGAACATAGTCAAGGGAGAAGGCTACAAGCCTAACTTCACACGGGATGATCTTACCGATGACCTACATGCCAAAGCCGGCTTCAGACTCGACACCGAGATTGTTACTCGTCAGAAAATCAAACAGATTATTGCTAATATTAAAAAAGGTTAA
- a CDS encoding PASTA domain-containing protein, with protein MEDKTDKKTNKPVDFIKKHPILFNLFLIVLVGCGIIWLTLVALDVWTGHGEYRVVPDMKGLSYEQAVKALDEAGLRAELSDSIYDSSTRPGTVLEQSPKVNAKVKPNRTVYLTINAFSPRMISVPSLTDMSLRQARSTLEGLGFEKIRELYVPSEYKDLVLGVRFNGIELDPGARVPASASLTIVVGQGITEESSDTIVDMAVADDAEAEVLDLD; from the coding sequence GTGGAAGACAAAACTGACAAAAAGACTAATAAGCCGGTCGACTTCATAAAAAAGCATCCGATACTCTTCAACCTGTTTTTGATAGTGCTTGTCGGGTGTGGCATCATCTGGCTTACACTTGTGGCATTGGATGTGTGGACAGGTCACGGCGAATATCGCGTGGTTCCCGACATGAAGGGACTGAGCTACGAGCAGGCCGTGAAGGCGCTCGACGAAGCCGGGCTTCGTGCCGAGCTTTCCGATTCTATCTATGACTCGTCGACCCGCCCCGGCACGGTGCTTGAGCAGTCGCCCAAGGTCAATGCCAAGGTAAAGCCCAACCGCACCGTCTATCTCACCATAAATGCCTTTTCACCGAGAATGATTTCGGTGCCGAGCCTCACCGACATGTCGTTGCGGCAGGCACGTTCAACCCTTGAGGGACTTGGATTTGAGAAGATAAGGGAGCTTTATGTTCCGAGCGAGTACAAGGATTTGGTGCTCGGTGTCAGGTTCAACGGTATCGAGCTGGATCCGGGAGCACGTGTTCCCGCCTCGGCTTCGCTGACCATTGTTGTGGGGCAGGGTATAACCGAGGAGTCGTCCGACACGATTGTTGACATGGCTGTCGCCGATGATGCTGAGGCCGAAGTGCTCGACCTTGATTGA
- a CDS encoding RluA family pseudouridine synthase — MQDSAPQCKPMTDDDDELDALEGVDGVEGDDGGGLYEHFRFVADKGQQLLRVDKFLVARIEKSSRNRIQQAADAGCILVNGKPVKSNYRVKPLDVVSVVMDRPRYELEIIAEDIPLDIVYEDEHLLVVNKPAGLVVHPGHGNYHGTLVNALAFHFRDNPDYDVNDPRMGLVHRIDKDTSGLLVVAKTPDAKTHLGKQFFNKTTKREYVAVVWGQPRPASGRIEGNIGRSLKDRLQMAVFPEGDYGKHAVTHYDTVEPLGYVSVVKCVLETGRTHQIRVHMKHIGHSLFNDARYGGDQILRGTPGGKYKQFVANCFAVCPRQALHARTLGFVHPETGEEMFFSAPVPPDMTELIEKWRNYNQGSE, encoded by the coding sequence ATGCAAGACTCAGCCCCGCAGTGTAAGCCGATGACCGATGATGACGACGAACTCGATGCCTTGGAAGGCGTCGACGGTGTCGAGGGTGATGACGGCGGCGGACTATATGAGCATTTCCGTTTTGTAGCCGATAAGGGACAGCAGTTGCTGCGTGTCGACAAGTTTCTTGTGGCGCGCATCGAGAAGTCGTCGCGTAACCGCATACAGCAGGCCGCCGATGCCGGATGCATTCTCGTCAACGGCAAGCCGGTGAAATCCAACTATCGTGTAAAGCCCCTCGATGTAGTGAGCGTAGTCATGGACCGTCCGCGTTACGAGCTTGAGATAATAGCCGAGGACATTCCTCTCGACATTGTGTATGAGGACGAGCATCTGCTCGTGGTTAACAAGCCTGCCGGGCTTGTGGTGCATCCCGGTCACGGCAACTATCACGGAACCCTCGTAAACGCGCTTGCATTTCATTTCCGTGACAATCCCGATTATGATGTCAACGACCCGAGAATGGGACTTGTGCATCGAATCGACAAGGATACTTCGGGACTGCTCGTTGTGGCCAAGACGCCTGATGCCAAGACTCATCTCGGTAAGCAGTTCTTCAACAAGACCACCAAGCGTGAATATGTGGCCGTTGTGTGGGGACAGCCTCGCCCTGCTTCGGGACGCATCGAGGGTAACATCGGACGCAGCCTGAAGGACCGGCTGCAGATGGCGGTGTTCCCCGAGGGCGATTATGGCAAGCATGCCGTGACACATTACGACACGGTGGAGCCGCTCGGCTATGTGAGCGTGGTGAAGTGTGTGCTCGAAACGGGCCGCACCCATCAGATAAGGGTTCACATGAAGCACATCGGACATTCCCTTTTCAATGACGCGCGTTACGGCGGCGACCAGATACTTCGAGGCACCCCCGGAGGGAAGTACAAGCAATTTGTGGCAAACTGCTTTGCCGTGTGTCCGCGGCAGGCGCTCCATGCCCGTACATTGGGCTTCGTGCATCCCGAAACAGGTGAGGAAATGTTTTTTTCGGCACCTGTGCCACCCGACATGACGGAGCTCATTGAAAAGTGGCGAAACTACAATCAGGGCTCCGAGTGA
- a CDS encoding acyltransferase, whose product MNKEEQLFNDICPYPDSMFHEKMEHLVKEPGFEHAVKWVLPQVDFQEFCKELLQVQDKETFQRKIMWPFLEMLAAKTTSGVTMDGVENIDCSKAYTFITNHRDIVLDTSFLNLCFLRAGLPTTEVAIGSNLLIYEWISDLVRLNKSFIVKRNLPRAKALEAASELSAYIHYAVSDRRQSVWIAEREGRSKDSSDLAQDSLIKMLGLAGGHDFHDNLMEINLMPVSISYEYDPNDYLKAREFLLKRRNPDFKKSQRDDLFSMETGLLQPKGRVHYTVGNTLTDELKELPNDLDKTSIARDVCQLVDCQIHSGFKIFPINYIAYDKLHDTDEFARHYNDDDVAGFERYIDEQLAKVEDVPDLTADDMAYMQKMMLTMYANPLKNKMSASRYCRK is encoded by the coding sequence ATGAATAAGGAAGAACAACTTTTTAATGATATCTGTCCCTATCCCGACAGTATGTTCCACGAAAAAATGGAGCACCTTGTAAAGGAACCGGGTTTTGAACATGCCGTAAAATGGGTTCTGCCGCAGGTCGATTTTCAGGAGTTCTGTAAGGAGCTGCTGCAGGTACAAGATAAAGAAACTTTCCAGCGAAAGATAATGTGGCCCTTCTTGGAGATGCTGGCTGCAAAAACCACTTCGGGCGTAACTATGGACGGCGTGGAGAATATAGATTGCTCAAAAGCCTATACTTTCATCACCAATCATCGTGACATAGTGCTCGACACATCATTCCTTAACTTGTGCTTCCTGCGTGCGGGACTTCCCACCACTGAGGTTGCCATAGGAAGCAATCTGTTGATCTACGAGTGGATAAGCGACCTCGTGCGCCTCAACAAGAGTTTTATCGTAAAGCGTAATCTGCCTCGTGCAAAGGCTCTGGAGGCAGCAAGCGAGCTGTCGGCCTACATTCACTATGCCGTAAGCGACCGCCGTCAGTCGGTGTGGATTGCCGAGCGCGAGGGCCGAAGCAAAGATTCAAGCGACCTTGCCCAGGACAGCTTGATAAAGATGCTCGGATTGGCCGGCGGACATGATTTCCACGACAACCTGATGGAAATTAATCTTATGCCCGTGTCGATTTCCTATGAGTATGACCCCAACGACTACCTGAAGGCTCGTGAGTTCCTGCTGAAACGCCGCAATCCCGATTTCAAGAAGTCGCAGCGCGACGACCTCTTCAGCATGGAAACCGGACTGCTTCAGCCCAAGGGTCGAGTACACTATACTGTAGGCAACACGTTGACCGATGAACTTAAGGAGCTGCCCAACGATCTTGACAAGACTTCGATAGCGCGTGATGTGTGCCAGTTGGTTGACTGCCAGATACATTCGGGTTTCAAGATATTCCCCATCAACTACATTGCCTACGACAAGCTGCACGACACCGATGAGTTTGCCCGTCATTACAATGACGACGATGTGGCCGGCTTCGAGCGATACATCGACGAGCAGTTGGCTAAAGTGGAGGATGTTCCCGACTTGACCGCCGACGATATGGCCTATATGCAGAAGATGATGCTCACCATGTATGCCAATCCATTGAAAAACAAGATGTCGGCAAGCCGTTATTGCCGAAAGTAG
- a CDS encoding metallophosphoesterase, producing MIILIVVNVFVDIYIWRCIVNKERKRWPGVTYAWSSLFFIIFIIVTVALPRRSGSDAVLLAVMWMLYTYLSVYLSKYVFCIISFIGLIPRLWRGKRWKAMNIIGSVAAVAVFLTMWWGALINRTRYQIKEVEIEFADLPDAFDGYRVLQFSDFHVGTYGSDTTFVSEIVDVINNQRADLVLFTGDIVNRRTDELLPQVKPLSRLKAADEVYSILGNHDYGDYKKWPSAEMKSENMNMMYRLQRDMGWNLMNNRSEYIRRGNDSIALIGVENWGDPPFTVYGDLDKAYPMQSDSTFKILMTHNPAHWSEKIADNDTVNIALSLSGHTHAMQCQIGSWSPAEWRYDNWGGLYDDLSSRHKLYVNIGLGTVALPARIGATPEITVLTLRKAH from the coding sequence ATGATAATCCTGATAGTTGTCAATGTTTTTGTCGACATCTATATATGGCGATGCATCGTGAATAAAGAGCGCAAGCGTTGGCCCGGTGTGACCTATGCCTGGAGCTCGTTGTTCTTCATCATCTTCATCATCGTCACCGTAGCGTTGCCTCGGCGAAGCGGCAGCGATGCAGTGTTGCTTGCCGTGATGTGGATGCTCTATACCTACCTCTCGGTCTATCTCTCCAAATACGTTTTCTGTATAATAAGTTTCATCGGCCTCATTCCGCGACTGTGGCGCGGAAAGCGTTGGAAGGCCATGAACATTATAGGATCGGTGGCCGCGGTAGCTGTATTTTTGACTATGTGGTGGGGTGCGTTGATTAATCGCACCCGCTACCAGATAAAGGAGGTGGAGATTGAATTTGCCGACCTGCCCGACGCTTTCGACGGGTATCGCGTGCTTCAGTTCTCCGATTTCCATGTGGGCACTTATGGCTCCGACACAACTTTTGTCAGCGAAATCGTTGATGTAATCAACAATCAACGCGCCGACCTGGTGCTGTTTACCGGCGACATAGTGAACCGTCGCACCGATGAACTGTTGCCTCAGGTCAAGCCTCTGTCACGGCTCAAGGCTGCCGACGAAGTATATTCGATTCTTGGCAACCATGACTACGGTGACTATAAGAAATGGCCGTCGGCCGAAATGAAGAGCGAAAACATGAACATGATGTATCGCCTGCAACGTGACATGGGATGGAATCTTATGAACAACCGGTCGGAGTACATAAGACGAGGAAATGATTCTATCGCGCTTATCGGTGTTGAGAACTGGGGCGACCCGCCTTTCACCGTGTATGGCGACCTCGACAAGGCTTATCCCATGCAGTCCGACAGCACATTCAAGATTCTGATGACTCACAATCCCGCCCATTGGAGTGAAAAGATAGCCGACAACGATACAGTCAACATTGCCCTGTCGCTGTCGGGTCACACCCATGCCATGCAATGCCAGATAGGCTCATGGTCGCCCGCCGAGTGGCGATATGACAATTGGGGCGGATTATACGACGATTTATCTTCACGACATAAACTTTATGTAAACATCGGGCTCGGTACGGTGGCCTTGCCGGCACGTATCGGTGCGACTCCCGAAATAACTGTATTAACACTACGAAAAGCTCATTGA